One Novosphingobium sp. G106 DNA segment encodes these proteins:
- a CDS encoding SDR family oxidoreductase, protein MDDRSFKAEFGPVALVTGASSGIGKAFAETLASMGMDLVLVARRRQRLEDLAAGLREKHGVDVSLCETDLAERGASGKILDATAALDVGLVVSNAGFGLKGEHAATDPAAMSDMLMVNCHVPMLLAHGFIPRLRARGKGGDHLHQFGRRVDRHAVFCGLWRQQGHGGEPR, encoded by the coding sequence ATGGACGACCGCTCATTCAAGGCCGAATTCGGGCCCGTCGCGCTGGTGACCGGTGCCTCCTCCGGTATCGGTAAGGCGTTTGCCGAGACCTTGGCTAGCATGGGCATGGACCTCGTGCTTGTCGCTCGCCGGCGGCAGAGGCTGGAAGATCTTGCGGCGGGGTTGCGTGAAAAACACGGCGTCGATGTTTCGCTCTGCGAAACTGATCTGGCCGAGCGCGGCGCATCGGGAAAAATCCTCGACGCTACTGCTGCGCTCGATGTCGGCCTGGTGGTGAGCAATGCGGGCTTCGGCTTGAAAGGCGAGCACGCAGCAACCGATCCCGCTGCTATGAGCGATATGCTGATGGTCAACTGCCATGTGCCGATGCTGCTCGCACACGGGTTCATTCCGCGGCTTAGAGCGCGCGGCAAAGGGGGGGATCATCTTCACCAGTTCGGTCGAAGGGTTGATCGGCATGCCGTATTCTGCGGCCTATGGCGCCAGCAAGGCCATGGTGGTGAGCCTCGGTGA
- a CDS encoding MarR family winged helix-turn-helix transcriptional regulator — MTTEEPCDTLIDPLADKIGYQLRRASLAYLTHLTLAVEAFDLRIAEMTFLMFVAVNPGCSQGEVSRVLGVKRTNMVPTVTELVKRGYLVREAADGRTNALTLTASGMSLHASLSEAIDGCDQRFFGDMAPAKLEALRDALLEIRAKA; from the coding sequence ATGACCACCGAAGAACCGTGCGACACTCTCATTGACCCACTGGCGGACAAGATCGGCTATCAGCTGCGCCGGGCATCGCTTGCCTATCTGACCCATCTCACACTTGCGGTGGAGGCGTTCGACTTGCGGATCGCCGAGATGACCTTTCTGATGTTCGTCGCGGTGAATCCGGGCTGCAGTCAAGGTGAAGTCAGCCGCGTACTTGGCGTTAAACGAACCAATATGGTGCCGACCGTCACCGAACTGGTAAAGAGAGGCTATCTTGTGCGTGAGGCGGCAGACGGGCGAACGAACGCGCTGACATTGACTGCCAGCGGCATGAGCCTGCATGCAAGCTTGTCCGAGGCGATCGATGGGTGCGACCAAAGATTCTTTGGCGACATGGCTCCTGCGAAACTGGAAGCGTTGCGAGACGCATTGCTGGAGATTCGCGCAAAGGCTTGA
- a CDS encoding LLM class flavin-dependent oxidoreductase — protein sequence MTPINTTVSFDMRSPDWATPTAKLYAEALDMAAFADEIGVDRIGLMEHHGSEDGYLPQPFVMAGGVAARTKRCTIGLGAVILPLHDPVKLAEQMALVDLMSNGRLQVIFGAGYVPFEFAMFGTSLKDRGRLLDEGIDIILRALRGERFEANGRPVFVRPLPVQKPEDIVFVGGGVPASAKRAAKFGVGLGPMRADIIPIYEEECRKLGREPGNYNRPCHQLPGIIMLSDDPDRTWSILEPHALHVVQEYAKWAAAEGDGSNSPFKGLDNIDALRRSGMFGVWTVDDLIANADKVEDRGTFGFQPLVGGFPPEEGWKSLELLKTAIPKLKDLPR from the coding sequence ATGACCCCGATCAACACAACCGTATCGTTCGATATGCGCTCGCCAGACTGGGCAACGCCCACGGCGAAGCTCTATGCCGAAGCGCTCGACATGGCGGCCTTTGCCGACGAGATCGGCGTCGATCGCATAGGTCTCATGGAGCATCACGGCTCCGAAGACGGCTATCTGCCGCAGCCCTTTGTCATGGCGGGCGGGGTCGCGGCACGCACCAAACGCTGCACCATCGGCCTTGGCGCGGTGATCCTGCCGCTGCACGATCCGGTAAAGCTCGCCGAACAGATGGCACTTGTCGATCTGATGTCGAACGGACGGCTCCAGGTGATTTTCGGGGCGGGCTATGTCCCTTTCGAATTCGCCATGTTCGGCACGTCGCTGAAAGATCGCGGACGCTTGCTCGATGAGGGCATCGACATAATCCTGCGCGCGCTGCGCGGCGAACGCTTCGAGGCAAACGGGCGCCCGGTGTTCGTCCGCCCGCTGCCCGTGCAGAAGCCCGAGGACATTGTCTTCGTCGGCGGTGGGGTTCCGGCATCTGCCAAACGCGCCGCGAAGTTCGGCGTCGGCCTGGGGCCGATGCGCGCGGACATCATCCCCATCTACGAAGAGGAATGCCGCAAGCTGGGGCGGGAGCCGGGAAACTACAATCGTCCCTGCCACCAGCTTCCGGGGATCATCATGCTATCGGATGATCCCGACCGGACCTGGTCGATCCTCGAGCCCCACGCCCTCCACGTCGTGCAGGAATATGCCAAGTGGGCGGCGGCGGAAGGCGATGGTTCCAATTCGCCGTTCAAGGGTCTCGACAACATCGATGCGCTCCGCCGTTCGGGCATGTTCGGGGTGTGGACGGTCGATGACCTCATCGCCAACGCCGACAAGGTCGAGGACCGCGGAACATTCGGATTTCAACCGCTAGTCGGCGGCTTTCCCCCCGAGGAGGGCTGGAAAAGCCTCGAACTGCTCAAGACTGCCATCCCCAAGCTCAAGGATCTTCCGCGATGA
- a CDS encoding SDR family NAD(P)-dependent oxidoreductase, which yields MPYSAAYGASKAMVVSLGEALWGELTPEGIKVLTLCPGPTESEAAELQGMDISQAEGLMSAEDVARTTLENIDNGPTFLSHSGYRVTMEHMMKMPRRDVLAGSARAMKVLTAPKT from the coding sequence ATGCCGTATTCTGCGGCCTATGGCGCCAGCAAGGCCATGGTGGTGAGCCTCGGTGAAGCTTTGTGGGGCGAGCTCACGCCCGAGGGCATCAAGGTTTTGACTTTGTGTCCCGGCCCGACGGAATCCGAAGCGGCCGAATTGCAAGGGATGGATATTTCCCAGGCGGAAGGCCTGATGTCCGCCGAGGACGTCGCACGTACGACTTTGGAGAACATCGACAACGGCCCGACCTTCTTGTCGCATTCTGGCTACAGGGTGACGATGGAGCATATGATGAAGATGCCGCGCCGCGACGTGCTCGCGGGATCCGCGCGTGCGATGAAGGTTCTGACCGCGCCAAAGACCTGA
- a CDS encoding TonB-dependent receptor, whose protein sequence is MRRSTLKSILFTSTLAGFGTISPASAQSSDAPPTVNDIVVTARRSEERLQDVPISIQVLNQQDLANRNIVNASDLSTTTPGLITNQRFGPDASSFAIRGFTQELRTSASVAVYFADVVAPRGGTLTTSGDGAGPGAFFDLENVQVLKGPQGTLFGRNTTGGAVLLVPKRPDADLGGYVQGSVGNFDMWRVQGVLNIPINENVRFRVGADHQKRDGYLRNVTGIGHSRFADMDYVSVRASLVLDLTPDLENYTVATFMRSENSGSPSSLFACNAAAGLGALVNGPLCGAALAQQGGDYYAVSNIAPQSVSESRQWQIINRTTWQATDALTIKNIASFGNLRNEFSGQVFGTGFNTANMRAPAVATPPQALPYSFTFNGSIPGLPLFNVDTFVEELQFQGRAAGDRLTWQAGIYYEKSSPRGTSAGNSAGNIGCDFSTLYQGDPANFRCRDIAYDAVLPILVATQGPAVGGLIARQAFSGSATQVFGDNRFEDVALYAQGTYKLTDKLSATLGFRYTWDKASGQSRALTYRFSPDALSAPLSTSCSDSTASLSNGCLIAVEQKSDAPTWLIDLDYKPNQDILLYAKYARGYRQGGVNIAGVAAQGLNKYGQEKVDTYEVGGKTQFRGALRGTFNVALFYNDFADQQVQAGLLTVNGNPTTAIVNAGASTIYGAEVVADLELFRGFTLSGSYSYLHTKVDEFTPINPALLVGVLSPLQPSPSYTTAAGEPLSFSPEHQFALTGTYRLPLPERVGQLSVSGTYAYTAKYQAVLSSVSPYATIPGYGIANLNVNWNRIGGSPVDVAFFGTNMFNKKYYTFIGGQYNSTGFEYRQVGQPRMYGLRLTFNFGG, encoded by the coding sequence ATGAGGCGAAGCACGCTCAAGAGCATTTTGTTCACATCGACTTTGGCGGGTTTTGGGACGATCTCGCCGGCATCAGCGCAAAGCAGCGATGCGCCCCCGACGGTCAACGATATCGTCGTGACGGCCCGTCGTTCGGAAGAGCGTTTGCAGGACGTCCCGATCTCGATCCAGGTTCTCAATCAGCAGGACCTCGCAAACCGCAACATCGTCAATGCTTCCGACCTGTCGACCACGACACCGGGACTCATTACCAACCAGCGCTTCGGTCCTGATGCGTCGTCTTTCGCCATACGAGGCTTCACCCAGGAACTGCGCACTTCGGCCTCTGTGGCGGTCTATTTCGCCGATGTCGTCGCGCCGCGCGGAGGAACGCTGACGACTTCGGGCGATGGAGCGGGACCCGGTGCGTTCTTCGATCTCGAAAACGTCCAGGTGCTGAAGGGGCCGCAGGGCACGCTGTTCGGCCGCAACACTACAGGGGGAGCGGTCCTGCTTGTGCCGAAGCGGCCCGACGCCGACTTGGGCGGCTATGTCCAGGGCTCGGTGGGCAATTTCGACATGTGGCGCGTGCAAGGCGTGCTCAACATCCCAATCAATGAGAACGTGCGATTCCGCGTGGGCGCAGATCATCAGAAGCGCGACGGCTATTTGCGGAACGTAACGGGGATCGGACACAGCCGTTTCGCGGATATGGACTATGTTTCGGTCAGGGCGAGCCTCGTGCTCGATCTCACGCCCGATCTCGAGAACTATACCGTCGCGACTTTCATGCGATCCGAGAACAGTGGCTCGCCCTCTTCGCTGTTTGCCTGCAACGCTGCCGCCGGACTCGGTGCTCTCGTCAATGGCCCACTCTGCGGAGCTGCCCTCGCGCAGCAAGGGGGCGACTATTATGCGGTCTCGAATATTGCGCCGCAGTCTGTCTCGGAATCGCGCCAGTGGCAGATCATCAATAGGACGACGTGGCAGGCGACGGACGCATTGACGATCAAGAACATCGCTTCGTTCGGCAACTTGCGAAACGAATTCTCAGGACAGGTGTTCGGAACCGGCTTCAACACGGCCAACATGCGGGCACCCGCGGTGGCAACACCGCCTCAGGCTCTTCCGTACAGTTTCACCTTCAACGGTTCGATACCCGGCCTGCCGTTGTTTAACGTGGACACATTTGTAGAAGAACTGCAGTTCCAAGGGCGGGCTGCAGGTGACCGCCTGACCTGGCAAGCTGGCATCTATTACGAAAAGAGCTCACCGCGTGGAACGTCGGCCGGCAACAGTGCGGGTAACATCGGCTGCGACTTCAGCACTCTGTATCAAGGCGATCCCGCAAATTTCCGTTGCCGCGATATCGCTTATGATGCGGTTCTGCCGATCCTCGTGGCGACACAAGGCCCCGCCGTCGGCGGGTTGATTGCCCGGCAAGCGTTTTCGGGCTCGGCGACTCAAGTTTTCGGCGACAATCGGTTCGAAGATGTCGCACTCTATGCGCAAGGCACGTACAAGCTGACGGACAAACTGAGCGCGACGCTCGGGTTTCGCTATACCTGGGACAAGGCATCGGGCCAGTCCCGGGCGCTCACCTACCGCTTCAGTCCCGATGCTTTGTCCGCGCCCCTCTCGACCTCCTGTTCCGACAGTACAGCAAGCCTCAGCAATGGCTGCCTGATCGCGGTGGAGCAGAAGAGCGATGCGCCAACATGGCTGATCGATCTCGATTACAAGCCCAATCAGGACATCCTGCTCTACGCGAAATACGCGCGCGGATATCGGCAGGGCGGCGTCAACATCGCCGGCGTGGCGGCACAGGGTTTGAACAAGTACGGCCAGGAGAAGGTCGATACCTACGAAGTCGGCGGCAAGACCCAGTTCCGAGGGGCCCTGCGCGGCACGTTCAACGTAGCGCTGTTCTATAACGATTTTGCCGACCAGCAGGTCCAAGCGGGGCTGCTCACTGTAAACGGCAATCCCACTACCGCAATCGTCAACGCCGGTGCTTCGACGATCTACGGTGCGGAAGTCGTCGCCGACCTAGAGCTGTTCCGCGGCTTCACCCTCTCCGGTTCCTATTCCTATCTCCATACCAAAGTGGACGAGTTCACGCCGATCAATCCGGCTCTGCTGGTGGGCGTGCTATCCCCACTGCAACCATCGCCGTCCTACACGACAGCAGCCGGCGAGCCCCTGTCGTTTTCGCCTGAGCATCAGTTTGCGTTGACCGGCACCTATCGGCTGCCGCTACCCGAGCGGGTCGGGCAGCTGTCGGTATCAGGCACTTATGCCTATACGGCCAAGTATCAGGCCGTGCTTTCCTCGGTTTCACCCTACGCGACGATCCCGGGCTACGGGATCGCCAACCTCAACGTAAACTGGAACCGGATCGGCGGCTCGCCGGTCGATGTAGCGTTCTTCGGGACTAACATGTTCAACAAGAAATATTATACGTTCATCGGCGGGCAGTACAATTCGACCGGCTTCGAATACCGGCAAGTTGGACAACCGCGCATGTATGGCCTGCGTTTGACTTTCAACTTCGGCGGTTAA
- a CDS encoding sugar phosphate isomerase/epimerase, with translation MYPRPELVAAFFTLAGDVSPWGGSLVSPHDLRERAEAASAAGYVGMGFVSVDLEAAIDHHGVAGVRSILADNGIRYLELEAIVRWLAEGEDCVAADAHRLKLLEMAAELDVWNIKALGDFSGREWPIDFMTERFHTICADTAARTDAQVTIEIFPTTNIRDLKTATAVVEGADMANGGLLLDIWHMTRGGVAYADFAKVPSRWIKAIELNDATAELVGDLMDDSSNRRRLPGEGDFDIPSFLRHVRETGYVGPYGVEIASEEHRRLPLAEAAQRSFDATMEQFTQFRNTV, from the coding sequence ATGTATCCCAGGCCCGAGCTGGTAGCAGCCTTCTTCACCTTGGCAGGCGATGTCAGTCCTTGGGGTGGTTCGCTGGTAAGTCCGCACGACCTTCGCGAGCGGGCTGAAGCCGCTTCCGCTGCCGGTTACGTTGGCATGGGTTTCGTGTCGGTCGACCTAGAGGCAGCGATCGACCACCATGGAGTTGCCGGTGTTCGGAGCATTCTGGCGGACAACGGCATTCGTTATCTGGAACTCGAAGCCATAGTGCGCTGGCTGGCGGAAGGAGAGGACTGCGTCGCGGCCGATGCCCACAGACTCAAGTTGCTCGAGATGGCAGCCGAGCTCGATGTCTGGAACATCAAAGCGCTAGGCGACTTCAGCGGACGCGAGTGGCCGATAGATTTCATGACCGAGCGTTTCCACACGATCTGCGCCGATACCGCCGCCCGTACGGACGCCCAGGTGACGATCGAGATCTTTCCAACGACAAATATCCGCGATCTGAAAACCGCCACCGCCGTGGTTGAGGGCGCGGACATGGCCAATGGGGGATTGCTGCTCGATATCTGGCATATGACGCGTGGCGGGGTCGCCTATGCCGATTTCGCCAAGGTGCCCAGCCGATGGATCAAGGCTATCGAGCTCAATGATGCGACTGCCGAGTTGGTCGGCGACTTGATGGACGATTCCAGCAATCGCCGACGTCTGCCCGGCGAAGGTGATTTCGACATCCCGTCGTTCCTGCGCCACGTACGCGAGACCGGCTATGTCGGTCCATACGGTGTCGAAATTGCTTCCGAGGAGCATCGCAGACTGCCACTGGCCGAGGCGGCGCAGCGGTCATTCGACGCTACCATGGAGCAATTCACTCAGTTTCGGAACACGGTCTGA
- a CDS encoding LysR family transcriptional regulator, with the protein MTEARLEIRRLSYFVRIAEDGSLTKAAGMVRVAQSALSRQMRLLEEELGVTLFSRTAHGMRLTDEGEYLHSAVAGPLREMELALQNIRTLPALVEANFAVGMPPSLADILARPMAVGLAHAFPHMKFRLIEGPTGGLIDWLNRGMVDFALLEETSRNDQIQERKVVSLPLALAGLRNGQLADRQGVSLKDAMKLPLIVPSHHMGIRGAVNDVVRRANAKVNICFEADASRLARDLAREGMGYAVLPQCYFRQELTDGSLGCWPIVDPPVRIEIFLAARKGHQTSRRQVSVVEEAIARIAREGIGVRESP; encoded by the coding sequence TTGACGGAGGCAAGGTTGGAAATCAGGAGGCTCAGTTACTTCGTTCGGATCGCGGAAGACGGATCGCTGACCAAGGCGGCGGGCATGGTACGCGTGGCCCAGTCGGCTCTGAGCCGGCAGATGCGCTTGCTCGAGGAAGAGCTCGGGGTCACCCTGTTCAGCCGTACCGCGCACGGGATGCGGCTGACAGACGAGGGCGAATACCTGCATTCGGCGGTTGCGGGCCCGTTGCGCGAGATGGAGCTTGCGCTCCAGAACATCCGTACTTTGCCGGCCCTGGTCGAGGCCAATTTCGCGGTAGGCATGCCGCCAAGCCTGGCCGACATTTTGGCGCGGCCCATGGCAGTCGGTCTCGCCCACGCCTTTCCCCATATGAAATTTCGCCTGATCGAAGGCCCGACCGGGGGGCTGATCGACTGGTTGAACAGGGGCATGGTCGATTTCGCCCTCTTGGAAGAAACGTCGCGTAACGATCAGATCCAGGAGAGAAAGGTAGTCTCGTTGCCCTTGGCGCTCGCTGGGCTGCGCAACGGGCAACTGGCCGATCGACAGGGCGTGTCGCTCAAAGACGCGATGAAGTTACCGCTAATCGTCCCTTCGCATCACATGGGAATCAGAGGGGCGGTGAATGATGTCGTCAGACGCGCGAATGCCAAGGTGAACATCTGCTTCGAAGCAGACGCTTCGCGATTGGCTAGGGATCTTGCGCGGGAAGGCATGGGCTACGCCGTGCTCCCGCAATGTTACTTTCGGCAAGAACTGACCGACGGCTCCCTCGGCTGTTGGCCGATCGTCGATCCTCCTGTGAGGATCGAAATCTTCCTCGCTGCGCGCAAGGGACATCAGACTTCGCGCCGGCAGGTCAGCGTCGTGGAAGAGGCCATAGCACGGATCGCACGAGAGGGTATTGGCGTGCGCGAGAGCCCATGA
- a CDS encoding nuclear transport factor 2 family protein, whose protein sequence is MDRVDHELGYSIWHEDGTADYGHNFQGTGRGFVDNVCRQHAGLQQHSHQVSNIIIELDGDRAGSEAYVTATLRMPREGRMMQMTVISRYVDTWSRRNGRWAIDHRIAVMEMDEIREVTPMMEHDRARRDRTDPSYGVLKV, encoded by the coding sequence ATGGATCGCGTCGATCACGAACTGGGCTATTCGATCTGGCACGAGGATGGCACGGCTGACTACGGTCACAATTTCCAGGGCACTGGCCGTGGCTTTGTCGACAATGTATGCCGGCAACACGCGGGTTTGCAGCAGCATTCGCACCAGGTGTCGAACATCATCATCGAACTCGACGGGGACCGCGCCGGCAGCGAAGCCTATGTTACCGCCACCCTGCGCATGCCGCGCGAAGGCCGGATGATGCAGATGACGGTGATCAGCCGATACGTCGACACCTGGTCGCGCCGGAATGGACGCTGGGCGATCGATCATCGCATCGCAGTGATGGAAATGGACGAGATACGCGAAGTGACCCCGATGATGGAGCATGATCGGGCGCGTCGCGACCGAACCGATCCCAGCTACGGCGTGCTGAAAGTCTGA